The following proteins are co-located in the Gloeocapsa sp. PCC 7428 genome:
- a CDS encoding S-layer domain-containing protein has product MNRVNSWHSGTAGVMALAVAASTITPLILSTPASAQLFPRQPYPSRTYPSTNYPSSTQVTIPVGTSIPARYDEAERIIVTPTETMSLTLTVATNIINRSGTVLIPAGSQIVGQIQPVYGGSQFVARELVMPNNRRQSINASSRVFSQTQEITRGSNTGSILKGAAVGAAAAAAVAAITGDRAIATEEVLGGAGLGALGGVLLGRRRAEVVVINPTTDLNLTLNSNLPLSTY; this is encoded by the coding sequence ATGAATCGTGTTAATTCTTGGCACTCTGGAACAGCTGGAGTTATGGCGCTTGCAGTTGCAGCAAGTACTATAACCCCCCTCATTTTATCAACTCCTGCATCAGCGCAACTTTTTCCTCGGCAACCGTATCCTTCGAGAACCTATCCTTCAACGAATTATCCGTCTTCTACACAAGTTACAATTCCCGTAGGTACTTCGATTCCCGCGCGGTACGATGAGGCAGAACGCATCATTGTTACTCCTACGGAAACGATGTCTTTAACGCTCACGGTAGCAACGAATATTATCAACCGTAGTGGTACTGTATTGATACCAGCAGGAAGTCAAATTGTCGGTCAAATTCAACCGGTTTACGGTGGTTCGCAGTTTGTAGCAAGAGAACTTGTCATGCCGAATAACCGACGACAAAGCATTAATGCTAGTTCAAGAGTATTCAGTCAAACGCAGGAAATTACGCGTGGGTCTAACACAGGTTCGATCTTGAAAGGTGCAGCCGTTGGTGCAGCAGCAGCCGCCGCTGTCGCAGCAATTACAGGCGATCGCGCGATCGCCACCGAAGAAGTTCTAGGTGGTGCTGGATTAGGTGCATTAGGCGGAGTTTTACTCGGTCGCAGACGTGCTGAGGTTGTTGTCATCAACCCAACGACAGATCTGAATCTAACGCTTAACTCAAATCTACCGTTATCTACCTACTAA
- a CDS encoding DUF924 family protein — translation MSQVDEILTFWFGQPNTAEYGKQRAFWFTKSAEFDREVRERFLSDYEQAAAHQLDAWQEAPRSCLALILLLDQMPRNIFRGTPQAFATDAAALAAAQHAVAQGFDRELLNVQRWFIYLPFEHSENLEHQRQCVELFASLKDDPESASAIDYAQRHLAVIERFGRFPHRNKILNRESTPEEIEFLKQPGSSF, via the coding sequence ATGTCACAAGTAGACGAAATTCTAACGTTTTGGTTTGGACAACCAAATACAGCAGAGTATGGTAAACAGCGCGCGTTTTGGTTTACGAAAAGCGCTGAGTTTGACCGCGAAGTGCGCGAACGATTTTTGAGTGACTACGAACAAGCTGCGGCGCATCAATTAGACGCTTGGCAAGAAGCGCCCCGCAGTTGCTTAGCATTAATTTTACTCTTGGATCAGATGCCGCGTAATATCTTTCGCGGAACTCCTCAAGCTTTTGCGACAGACGCCGCTGCACTCGCTGCTGCACAGCACGCAGTTGCGCAAGGTTTTGACCGCGAACTTTTAAACGTACAGCGCTGGTTTATCTATTTACCGTTTGAACACAGCGAAAATCTTGAGCATCAACGCCAGTGTGTTGAGTTGTTCGCATCGTTAAAAGACGATCCTGAAAGTGCTTCTGCAATCGACTATGCTCAGCGTCATCTAGCAGTGATCGAACGCTTTGGGCGCTTTCCCCACCGCAACAAAATTCTCAATCGCGAATCTACCCCAGAAGAAATAGAATTCCTCAAACAACCAGGTTCGTCATTTTGA